The Arachis duranensis cultivar V14167 chromosome 2, aradu.V14167.gnm2.J7QH, whole genome shotgun sequence genome has a window encoding:
- the LOC107475469 gene encoding uncharacterized protein LOC107475469 — protein sequence MNIGMASLTQTHYQIHTSTNRKEHHRSLILLNSGKAFQLQGLSFPHTRIKESSICCTKLTPWEPSPFTYAPTDNQSDKFLPSSANIFETLDPSKTAESITENAEASAETENHSGMQFQLFKWPMWLLGPSILLATGMVPTLWLPISSIFLGPNIASLLSLVGLDCIFNLGATLFLLMADSVSRPKNPMQECNSKAPFSYRFWNIVATLTGFIIPMLLMFGSDKGILQPQLPLISSLVLFGPYLLLLSVQVLTEILTWHWQSPVWLVTPVIYESYRVLQLMRGLKLGAELGVPAWMMHTIRGLVCWWVLILGLQLMRVAWFAGFNARGRKQQSPSSNTSAANGVY from the coding sequence ATGAATATAGGAATGGCATCATTAACTCAAACTCATTATCAAATACACACATCAACTAACAGGAAGGAACATCATAGAAGCCTGATATTATTAAACTCTGGAAAAGCATTTCAACTCCAGGGACTTAGTTTTCCTCATACTCGAATAAAAGAATCAAGCATATGCTGCACAAAGTTGACTCCGTGGGAGCCGTCACCTTTCACTTATGCTCCTACAGATAATCAGAGTGATAAGTTCTTGCCAAGTTCGGCCAATATATTTGAAACTCTTGATCCTAGTAAAACAGCTGAATCGATTACAGAAAATGCCGAAGCATCTGCAGAGACTGAGAATCACTCAGGCATGCAATTTCAGCTTTTCAAGTGGCCTATGTGGCTTCTAGGTCCTTCTATTCTCCTTGCAACCGGCATGGTGCCGACGTTATGGTTACCAATATCCTCAATCTTTCTTGGTCCCAATATAGCAAGCCTACTTTCCTTGGTTGGACTTGATTGCATCTTTAACCTCGGCGCAACCCTTTTTCTCCTCATGGCTGACTCTGTTTCGCGTCCGAAGAATCCAATGCAAGAATGCAACAGCAAGGCACCCTTCAGCTACCGGTTCTGGAACATAGTTGCTACTCTAACCGGATTCATCATCCCAATGTTGCTGATGTTTGGATCTGATAAGGGCATTCTGCAGCCTCAACTTCCTCTCATCTCGTCGTTAGTTCTATTTGGACCTTATCTTCTTCTATTGTCAGTACAGGTTCTGACTGAGATACTGACTTGGCATTGGCAATCACCGGTCTGGCTCGTTACCCCAGTCATATACGAGTCCTACCGTGTTCTGCAGCTAATGAGGGGGTTGAAGCTCGGAGCCGAACTTGGTGTGCCGGCATGGATGATGCATACTATTAGGGGGCTGGTTTGCTGGTGGGTGCTAATTCTTGGTTTGCAGCTTATGAGGGTTGCTTGGTTTGCAGGTTTTAATGCTCGAGGCCGAAAGCAGCAATCGCCTTCGTCCAATACTTCGGCTGCTAATGGTGTTTACTGA